A genome region from Manihot esculenta cultivar AM560-2 chromosome 5, M.esculenta_v8, whole genome shotgun sequence includes the following:
- the LOC110614683 gene encoding vestitone reductase, with amino-acid sequence MEGDKGTVCVTGGTGYVASWLIMRLLDYGYSVHTTIRSHPDQKRDVSFLTSLPGATNKLRIFHADLSDPDSFDVAIEGCIGVFHVANPMPTHFDSGESEEVVISKAIDGTLGILRVCLNSKTVKRVVYTSSASAVDFNNKTAQVMDESFWSDVDYIKALNSFASSYWVSKLLAEKRALEFAEEHGLDLVTVIPSFVVGPFICPNLPGSLEAALAMVLGKPDLYNLLVNTNMVHVDDLVRAHIFLLEYPNAQGRYMCSSDVITIEEMSEFLSTNYPELSIPTVESLKEVKGRKCPVLSSKKLTDSGFEFRYGVKEMFDGAIQCCKEKGYL; translated from the exons ATGGAAGGAGATAAAGGCACAGTATGTGTTACAGGTGGCACTGGATATGTAGCATCATGGTTGATCATGAGGCTTCTTGATTATGGTTACTCTGTTCACACCACCATTAGATCCCACCCAG ATCAGAAGAGAGATGTATCCTTCCTAACAAGTCTACCAGGAGCGACCAATAAGCTTCGAATCTTCCATGCAGATCTTAGCGATCCGGATAGTTTTGATGTTGCTATTGAAGGATGTATTGGAGTCTTTCATGTTGCTAACCCAATGCCTACTCATTTCGACAGCGGAGAATCTGAGGAAGTTGTTATCAGTAAGGCAATTGATGGAACATTAGGAATCTTAAGAGTGTGTTTGAACTCAAAGACAGTGAAGCGAGTAGTATATACTTCTAGTGCATCTGCAGTTGATTTTAATAACAAGACTGCACAAGTAATGGATGAAAGTTTTTGGAGTGATGTTGATTACATTAAAGCCTTGAATTCCTTTGCAAGTTCTTACTGGGTTTCCAAGTTGTTGGCTGAGAAGAGAGCTCTCGAATTCGCCGAAGAACATGGATTAGACCTTGTGACAGTAATCCCTTCTTTCGTTGTCGGTCCCTTCATATGTCCGAATCTCCCCGGCTCACTGGAGGCAGCATTAGCTATGGTTCTGG GTAAGCCGGATCTGTATAATCTTCTTGTCAATACAAATATGGTGCACGTTGATGATCTAGTAAGAGCACATATCTTCCTTCTTGAATATCCCAATGCACAAGGGAGATACATGTGTTCTTCAGATGTTATAACTATTGAAGAGATGTCTGAATTTCTTTCTACCAACTACCCAGAGCTCTCAATACCAACGGTGGA GTCGTTGAAGGAAGTTAAAGGACGCAAATGCCCTGTCCTGTCGTCCAAGAAACTGACAGATTCTGGTTTCGAATTTAGGTATGGggttaaagaaatgtttgatgGAGCAATACAATGCTGCAAAGAGAAGGGCTATCTCTAG
- the LOC110614686 gene encoding vestitone reductase-like, whose amino-acid sequence MEADKGKVCVTGGTGFLASWLIMRLLEHRYSVHATIRPHPEHKRDVSFLTSLPGASEKLQIFEADLSVPESFEAAIKGCIGVFHVATPVDFENKEPENVIVRRTIDGTLGILKACLNSKTVKRVVYTSSASAVAFIDKAVDTMDESFWSDVDFIKSLKSPFGPYLISKTLTEKTTLEFAEEHGLDLVTVIPSFIVGPFICPKFPGSVHTAMSMILGEREQYAALLNVSMVHTDDVARAHIFLFEYPDAKGRFICSSHTITIEEMSKFLSAKYSEFPIPEVESLKDIKGIRTPGLSSQKLLDSGFEFKYGLDEMFDGAIKCCKEKGYLQ is encoded by the exons ATGGAAGCAGATAAAGGTAAAGTATGTGTTACAGGAGGTACTGGATTCCTTGCTTCATGGTTGATCATGAGGCTTCTCGAACATCGATATTCAGTCCACGCCACTATTAGACCTCACCCTG AACACAAGAGGGATGTTAGCTTCTTGACAAGCCTGCCAGGAGCGTCGGAGAAACTCCAAATCTTCGAAGCTGATCTGAGTGTCCCAGAAAGTTTTGAAGCAGCGATTAAAGGATGCATTGGTGTATTTCATGTAGCTACTCCAGTAGATTTCGAAAACAAAGAACCTGAGAATGTGATTGTCAGAAGAACAATCGATGGAACATTAGGGATCTTAAAAGCATGTTTGAACTCCAAGACAGTGAAGAGGGTTGTGTACACTTCCAGTGCATCAGCAGTTGCATTTATCGACAAGGCTGTGGACACAATGGATGAGAGCTTTTGGAGTGATGTGGATTTCATCAAGTCCTTGAAGTCTCCCTTTGGTCCTTACCTGATTTCGAAGACATTAACAGAGAAGACAACTCTTGAATTCGCAGAAGAACATGGGTTAGATCTTGTGACAGTAATTCCTTCTTTTATAGTTGGTCCCTTTATTTGTCCTAAATTCCCTGGTTCAGTACACACAGCAATGTCTATGATACTGG GTGAGAGGGAGCAATATGCTGCTTTGCTCAATGTATCAATGGTGCACACAGATGATGTGGCAAGAGCACACATATTTCTCTTTGAATATCCTGATGCAAAAGGGAGATTCATTTGTTCTTCACACACCATCACCATTGAAGAGATGTCTAAATTTCTTTCTGCAAAGTATTCAGAGTTCCCAATACCAGAAGTGGA ATCCCTGAAGGATATTAAGGGCATTAGAACCCCTGGATTGTCTTCACAGAAACTGTTGGACTCTGGTTTTGAATTCAAGTATGGGCTAGATGAGATGTTCGATGGAGCAATCAAATGCTGCAAAGAGAAGGGCTACCTCCAGTAA